One genomic segment of Arthrobacter sp. zg-Y1110 includes these proteins:
- a CDS encoding nuclear transport factor 2 family protein, whose translation MDTPTPARSLSENDVLEAAARLVGAFSRTGTEEYFAAFAPDATFVFHTEPARLESRAEYEALWAFWLTEGWSVSACQSTDAHVQVYGASAVFSHTVLTTAGTPGATATTRERETIVFVRSGDRILAVHEHLSPVPDPGFSLEPADAGAAEGADAAVTPVVVVA comes from the coding sequence ATGGATACCCCCACTCCGGCCCGGTCCCTGTCCGAAAACGATGTCCTCGAAGCCGCGGCACGCCTGGTCGGCGCGTTCTCCCGCACGGGCACCGAGGAGTACTTCGCGGCGTTCGCTCCGGACGCAACCTTTGTCTTCCACACGGAGCCGGCCAGGCTGGAAAGCCGCGCCGAATACGAGGCGCTCTGGGCGTTCTGGCTCACTGAAGGCTGGTCCGTCTCGGCGTGCCAGAGCACCGATGCACATGTGCAGGTGTACGGTGCCAGCGCCGTATTCAGCCACACGGTGCTGACAACGGCGGGTACGCCGGGGGCAACGGCGACGACCAGGGAACGGGAAACGATTGTCTTCGTCCGGTCCGGTGACCGGATCCTGGCTGTCCACGAGCATCTTTCGCCGGTGCCGGACCCCGGCTTCAGCCTTGAGCCGGCGGATGCGGGTGCCGCAGAAGGCGCCGACGCCGCCGTCACGCCCGTCGTCGTTGTTGCCTAA
- a CDS encoding DUF2809 domain-containing protein: protein MAYSGGIETSRLRRRAALACAAVAVLVLGLVARTGLPGILGDASGGILYAALLYLLLAFVLPGARLWRVAGAAVVFCVLVELFQLTGYPTTWGTAWPPLRLVFGTTFNPWDLPAYLVGAAGACLGDRLLGRVQDRRNRDRVRA from the coding sequence ATGGCATACAGTGGCGGCATCGAAACTTCACGCCTGCGCCGCCGCGCTGCCCTTGCCTGCGCCGCCGTCGCGGTCCTGGTGCTGGGCTTGGTCGCCCGCACCGGGCTGCCGGGGATACTGGGCGACGCGTCCGGCGGGATCCTGTATGCCGCGCTTCTGTACCTGCTGCTGGCCTTCGTTCTCCCGGGGGCACGGCTGTGGCGGGTAGCAGGTGCCGCCGTCGTGTTCTGCGTCCTGGTCGAGCTGTTCCAGCTCACCGGCTATCCGACGACGTGGGGAACCGCGTGGCCGCCGCTGCGGCTGGTGTTTGGCACTACCTTCAACCCCTGGGACCTTCCCGCGTATCTGGTGGGTGCCGCGGGAGCCTGTCTGGGTGACCGGCTGCTCGGCCGCGTGCAGGACCGCCGGAACCGGGATCGGGTCAGGGCTTAA
- a CDS encoding cytosine permease — protein MSATAQPSAWARLSRRLDKDAEGYGPLRGTLGVGRIGMIWLAANLVVTTLLTGTLFVPGVSWPMALGMIVLGTLIGGTVLVLVGNMGTRTGLPTMSLTKGSFGLRGSFLPVAANVVILMGWSWVQAMLAGVTVNFLVERATGFSSPVLFSVLCQLLVVALAIFGHKGIARVEPWLALVILAIMAYVFAVAFREFPVADFAAIPRDADAGMSAISVLDVVIATAISWTVLSAEFNRLAKSQTAGVAGSAVGYVVSTVLAMALGATAIGYVVLDGGEAVGFDPALIVAIFGAPLAVVIFLSVMATNTMVVYGMVSSVVNMVPSRRIRFLPTAVVLGAVSVLGSTWLGLLDSFTSFLTVIGALFIPVFAVMIADYYVVQKRSYSADILLGDGGRYWFRRGINAAALVAWLAGAGASVLLTYVLPSPLGATIPTFALTFVLYLGWCAVTGRVVAGRPQSLHLSEPAPVADGTV, from the coding sequence ATGTCAGCAACCGCGCAGCCGTCCGCCTGGGCCCGTCTTTCCCGCCGCCTCGACAAGGACGCCGAGGGCTACGGTCCGCTCCGCGGCACCCTCGGCGTCGGACGCATCGGCATGATCTGGCTGGCCGCGAACCTGGTGGTCACCACTCTGCTCACCGGTACCCTCTTCGTTCCCGGCGTCAGCTGGCCCATGGCACTGGGCATGATCGTCCTGGGCACCCTGATCGGTGGCACAGTGCTGGTGCTGGTGGGCAACATGGGCACCCGCACCGGGCTGCCCACCATGTCCCTGACCAAGGGGTCTTTCGGACTGCGTGGCTCGTTCCTGCCCGTGGCCGCAAACGTGGTCATCCTGATGGGCTGGAGCTGGGTCCAGGCCATGCTTGCCGGAGTCACGGTGAACTTCCTGGTGGAACGCGCCACCGGTTTCTCCAGTCCCGTCCTCTTCTCCGTGCTCTGCCAGCTGCTGGTGGTGGCCCTGGCCATCTTCGGCCATAAGGGCATCGCCCGGGTGGAGCCGTGGCTGGCCCTGGTGATCCTGGCCATCATGGCCTACGTCTTCGCCGTCGCGTTCCGGGAATTCCCGGTGGCCGACTTCGCTGCCATTCCCCGGGACGCCGACGCCGGGATGTCAGCGATCTCCGTGCTCGACGTCGTCATTGCCACAGCCATCTCCTGGACGGTCCTTTCCGCCGAGTTCAACCGGCTGGCGAAGTCCCAGACCGCCGGCGTGGCCGGCTCCGCCGTCGGTTACGTGGTCTCGACAGTTCTGGCCATGGCGCTGGGCGCCACCGCGATTGGCTACGTTGTGCTCGACGGCGGCGAGGCGGTGGGCTTTGATCCGGCCCTGATCGTGGCGATCTTCGGCGCGCCGCTGGCCGTGGTGATTTTCCTGTCCGTGATGGCTACGAACACCATGGTGGTGTACGGCATGGTCTCCTCCGTGGTGAACATGGTGCCGTCCCGGCGGATCCGCTTCCTTCCCACGGCCGTGGTGCTGGGTGCCGTGTCCGTCCTCGGTTCCACCTGGCTGGGCCTGCTGGACAGCTTCACGTCCTTCCTGACCGTCATCGGCGCCCTGTTCATTCCGGTGTTCGCGGTGATGATCGCGGACTATTACGTAGTGCAGAAACGTTCGTACAGCGCGGACATCCTGCTTGGCGACGGCGGGCGCTACTGGTTCCGGCGCGGCATCAACGCCGCGGCACTGGTGGCCTGGCTGGCGGGCGCGGGTGCCTCCGTGCTCCTGACCTATGTGCTGCCCAGTCCGCTCGGGGCCACCATTCCCACCTTTGCGCTCACCTTTGTCCTCTACCTCGGCTGGTGCGCGGTGACCGGCCGCGTGGTTGCAGGCCGACCGCAGTCCCTCCACCTGAGCGAGCCCGCCCCGGTTGCGGACGGAACGGTGTAG
- a CDS encoding acetyl-CoA C-acetyltransferase yields the protein MAEAFIIDAVRTPVGKRNGGLSKIHPADLAAHVIAETVRRTGIDSEEYDEVILGAIDQVGPQAMDIARTSWLAAGLSERVPGTTVERQCGSGQQAVSYAAQAVMSGTSDLVIAGGVQSMSSVPLSFANSAAKELGFPNPFAGSVGWEKRYGNQQISQFIGAEMMVKQWGLSREEMEDFAVESHIRAIAAQAEGRFDREILAMNGVTADEGPRDPDRAKIATLAPLAEGGHLTAATSSQISDAAAVLLLASEDAVRRYGLKPRARIHSISARGDDPVMMLSAPIEATRHALKRTGMSIEDMDLLEINEAFASVVLAWQRELGVDMDKVNVNGGGIALGHPIGATGARIMTTLLHELERTGGRYGLQTMCEGGGQANVTIIERLDEGFRL from the coding sequence ATGGCTGAAGCGTTCATTATTGACGCCGTCCGCACTCCCGTCGGCAAGCGCAACGGGGGGTTGAGTAAAATCCACCCTGCCGACCTCGCCGCGCACGTGATTGCCGAAACGGTTCGGCGCACGGGGATCGACTCCGAAGAGTATGACGAGGTCATCCTCGGCGCCATCGACCAGGTGGGACCGCAGGCCATGGATATTGCCCGCACCTCCTGGCTCGCGGCGGGCCTGTCCGAACGTGTCCCCGGCACCACCGTGGAGCGCCAGTGCGGCTCAGGCCAGCAGGCCGTGTCCTATGCGGCGCAGGCCGTCATGAGCGGCACCAGCGATCTGGTGATCGCCGGCGGCGTGCAGAGCATGTCCTCCGTCCCGTTGTCCTTCGCCAACTCAGCGGCCAAGGAGCTGGGCTTCCCGAATCCGTTCGCCGGTTCCGTGGGATGGGAAAAGCGCTACGGGAACCAGCAGATCTCACAGTTCATCGGTGCGGAAATGATGGTGAAGCAGTGGGGGCTGAGCCGTGAGGAGATGGAGGACTTCGCCGTCGAATCCCACATCCGCGCCATCGCCGCGCAGGCCGAGGGACGCTTTGACCGGGAAATCCTCGCCATGAACGGGGTCACCGCAGACGAGGGTCCCCGCGATCCCGACCGCGCGAAGATCGCCACCCTGGCTCCGCTGGCCGAGGGCGGGCACCTCACTGCAGCCACCTCATCGCAGATTTCCGACGCCGCCGCCGTCCTGCTGCTTGCCTCCGAGGATGCCGTGCGCCGTTACGGCCTGAAACCGCGGGCCCGCATCCACTCCATCTCCGCCCGCGGGGATGACCCGGTCATGATGCTCAGCGCCCCCATCGAAGCAACCCGCCATGCATTGAAGCGCACGGGGATGAGCATCGAGGACATGGACCTGCTGGAAATCAACGAGGCCTTCGCCTCCGTGGTGCTGGCCTGGCAGCGTGAGCTCGGCGTGGATATGGACAAGGTCAACGTCAACGGCGGCGGCATCGCCCTGGGCCACCCGATCGGCGCCACCGGTGCGCGGATCATGACCACCCTGCTGCATGAACTCGAACGCACGGGCGGCCGCTACGGACTGCAGACCATGTGCGAGGGCGGCGGCCAGGCGAACGTCACCATCATCGAGCGGCTGGACGAGGGCTTCCGGCTGTAG
- a CDS encoding cyclase family protein, whose translation MQVVDLSHPIRTGMQVFPGDPSVELNSAATVAADGFAVAQLHLGSHTGTHLDAPLHTVQDGTAVDAMPLEALMGPARIVSLPEPAANTVLRWKDVSGQLAGLLPGTIVLFSTGWSRYFNTGTYLQHPAFDAEIAERLVTAGVRLVGVDTLNPDPTPGPAESGQAQGGTFLPFHDVFLGSGGGIVENLTNLDAVPWPEPWFSALPLRLEGLDGSPVRAVALKP comes from the coding sequence ATGCAGGTTGTCGACCTCAGCCATCCGATCCGCACCGGAATGCAGGTTTTCCCCGGCGACCCGTCCGTGGAGCTAAACAGTGCGGCCACAGTAGCTGCGGACGGCTTCGCCGTGGCGCAGCTGCACTTGGGCAGCCATACCGGAACGCACCTGGACGCGCCGCTGCATACGGTGCAGGACGGTACTGCCGTGGACGCGATGCCGTTGGAGGCCCTCATGGGTCCCGCACGGATAGTCTCCCTGCCCGAGCCCGCCGCCAACACCGTCCTCCGGTGGAAGGACGTGAGCGGGCAACTGGCGGGCCTGCTGCCCGGAACCATCGTGCTGTTCTCCACGGGCTGGTCCCGGTACTTCAACACCGGTACCTACCTGCAGCACCCGGCCTTCGACGCCGAAATCGCCGAACGGCTCGTAACGGCGGGGGTGCGGCTGGTCGGAGTGGATACCCTCAACCCGGACCCCACGCCGGGACCGGCCGAATCCGGGCAGGCCCAGGGTGGGACGTTCCTGCCGTTCCACGATGTGTTCCTGGGTTCAGGAGGCGGGATCGTCGAGAACCTGACGAACCTGGACGCGGTGCCGTGGCCGGAACCGTGGTTCTCGGCGCTGCCCCTGCGGCTGGAGGGACTGGACGGTTCGCCCGTGCGTGCCGTGGCGCTTAAGCCCTGA
- a CDS encoding aldo/keto reductase family oxidoreductase, with amino-acid sequence MKTVPFGSTDLLVPNVVAGMMRIADDTDEQIRALYTASREAGIDFFDHADLYGFNHPSGGYHLCERRFAEALQLTSSERGQINLQTKTGIVDDPWGYDQSYEHIVSSAEESLKALRTDYLDVLLLHRPDALVEPEEVARAFDHLESSGKVRSFGVSNHTPRQIDLLKTAVRQPIVANQVQLSITHSTIIAQGLSSNMASHNDSITRDGGGLVDYARINKITLQAWSPFQRGFQGGVFFGSPDYPELNVELDRLAVKYGVTPTAIAVAWITRHPAGMQVVLGTTTPQRVTDAAQGSDIPLTRGEWYGLLQAAGHNVP; translated from the coding sequence ATGAAGACTGTGCCCTTCGGCAGTACCGATCTTTTGGTGCCCAACGTCGTTGCGGGAATGATGCGCATCGCCGATGACACCGATGAGCAGATTCGTGCCCTGTACACGGCGTCCCGCGAGGCGGGAATCGACTTCTTCGACCACGCCGACCTGTACGGGTTCAACCACCCAAGCGGTGGCTACCACCTGTGCGAACGCCGTTTCGCCGAGGCGCTGCAGCTGACCTCCTCGGAGCGCGGACAGATCAACCTGCAGACCAAGACGGGCATCGTCGACGATCCGTGGGGCTATGACCAATCGTACGAACACATCGTCTCCTCGGCAGAGGAATCACTGAAGGCGCTGCGCACCGACTACCTCGATGTGCTGCTGCTGCACCGGCCTGACGCCTTGGTCGAACCCGAGGAAGTCGCCCGTGCCTTCGACCATCTCGAGTCCAGCGGCAAGGTTCGCTCCTTCGGCGTCTCCAACCACACCCCGCGCCAGATCGACCTGCTGAAGACCGCGGTGCGGCAACCGATCGTGGCCAACCAGGTGCAGCTCTCCATTACGCACTCCACAATCATCGCCCAGGGCCTGTCATCGAACATGGCCAGCCATAACGACTCGATCACCCGCGACGGCGGCGGCCTGGTCGACTATGCCCGGATCAACAAGATCACCCTGCAGGCCTGGTCGCCGTTCCAGAGAGGCTTCCAGGGCGGCGTCTTCTTCGGCTCGCCCGACTACCCGGAGTTGAACGTCGAACTCGACAGGCTCGCGGTGAAGTACGGGGTGACCCCTACCGCGATCGCGGTCGCCTGGATCACCCGGCATCCGGCCGGGATGCAGGTGGTCCTCGGGACCACGACGCCGCAGCGCGTCACCGATGCCGCACAGGGATCGGACATTCCGCTGACCAGGGGCGAGTGGTACGGACTCCTTCAGGCGGCCGGCCACAACGTGCCCTGA